One segment of Euwallacea fornicatus isolate EFF26 chromosome 23, ASM4011564v1, whole genome shotgun sequence DNA contains the following:
- the axo gene encoding axotactin isoform X2, whose translation MTHHILVLTLLSSALARPEVTSQQHCPGNPEKGPCNRNIFKWAFDHEKRECITFIWGGCGGNDKNRFDSEKQCIEKCFLSLEIKNETALARNVSVIPREKRGPKLTFLENDSENTFMFAQSNTFIQIDGDIIQTFQLRLCRQISFQFRTRLPHGLLVYHNVKVPHGVSLQPYALYIIVQQGQLKVVHVYDKHSTALTVGRGLNNDQWHTVTVRIDVHAAKLLATVDDLRDDTDLKGLDTENNYGVTANVTSVILIGGLSSEERLHGVKYIIESFVGCIKDVVLSTGKSASDLLQISPLIATKHENVQEGCKDVCSTSENLCFRGSRCVNHYYTRTCDCFGTKYEGEFCDIYTATILTLRGSSYVSYRVYDWKDRVHSSVTRFSMMFKTRFDNSALLYAAGGDQGIDHYIAASIFNASVYVVMDFGGNHPVSIVMGKTPEFKLHEWNNLTIFHEHEKVHVILNDEIKTINITGNPLLYIDPEIYIGGGPELQKKTGLKSTNNFVGSLKYVFYNDISIIYELHKSNPKVHYIGILRPEFFESDIQIIPITFPFSASHIWWHNDHVDSLSLSFHFKASSNLSVIASSEAQTGLYWEVRVVNDEVRFELLDSVKNTTHLISVKKTPGIWHFLNVTYFDGDITVSIDRKGKTEKISDLKFAVGDKIKIAAGSRSNAGLVGCMRDIEVNGVQLEPRNVLQTERVVGEVMLDDCRFVNACQRPNTCEHGGKCSVKENRLTCDCTNTGYIGTNCHFAFYRKTCEELALLGYTKPDVYLIDIDGNGRFPPAHVRCEFQSIEESTKTIVEHNLPSQMDVRSPSEQDFSFSIKYREFNAEMLQELVSHSLNCSQYIKYDCFKAPLELHSTTWFMSSANQTVDFIGDVKRGTCRCSIDHQCENPNQWCNCDNVSDDKWNTDDGYFTTADSLGITEMYFLQQSDLPQDALGRITLGPLECVETNTQRYVVTFTTSQSYIEVPGWRKGDLAFSFRTTGKKAILLYQPPIRPNYPSFMVALTSDFQLTFNFTLNTGVSKGLVIDSVRRLNGGEWHKLWIDYNKYHVRFMINEDYQMVDLRPEEEFGPFEGSMFIGGAPFDLSDPRTSVHQGLIGCFRGLVVNDEVLDIYSYMSVHLSEIIKDCKPSCVPNPCKNKAQCKELWSTFECICPNPWAYKGQYCETNININAITFTQSESYIHKNYFTNDTEEEKAVLSDIFKKRILVNLRTYDNYSLVFYANDHLNNFVHLHIIEGRKVEYLFNRENQIYNITVPFMDLNSSKPVQIAIVREENKTTMFVNDRNSSVPFGIKLLEGYSNKPWTNPDKEILAPQRPPASPTEYFQLYVGGYDTETLLKVSDDLTDLPGYVGCFRGFQIGDTLINLPTKINQTRKGVIASCNMKCDEEPCKNGGTCIEDFRNQEHTCDCEHTSYYGEFCNEEKGADFNGEAILSRRFILNDTVDYVKIQVAFSSQDARQKNTVLLLLQTENNRSYYLLVGLSMEGYLIIQEDREGAVFSATVNKKSFINGARHSVYYKRDFNDSELLVDKERTIMEQIPAQTFSNILESGANEVHIGGQETNDPRFAIFKKFSGCLSNILIEVNEHVMKPLEEYMFYTKTGTENINISNPHGVRSAQCSADFDIVHEKTPGIPNLNISQGKDKTWVQDAPQRVLYTSFYATDSVEEDNVEHLIIIILASFFVLVLICISYDVYRTNKNYKRRKEFETDAGILLSKQQAALMLQDNNKPPSDLEPTKQPNGKVHNAEQTNGTTKVTAGFGKALLIPEEVSLSPLKKNDSRRERQKRISFRDSASELTWDTPDVASEILSPMLEEDEENVIEEESIEEFDDEDEDDVPDLVSSRGNLLSMAPISTISEVTLADRCSLLLKSGISNPAEPQKQRPVSIAVPEPSKIERLVEEPLFDQQGPSIYRPSKISINARPLLVGEHNRKFDNPLSYLGGPKLSNKNRSSIESVVSID comes from the exons ATGACCCACCACATTTTAGTTTTGACTCTCCTCTCATCAGCATTGGCCCGACCCGAAGTGACCTCCCAGCAACACTGCCCCGGTAACCCGGAAAAGGGTCCCTGCAACCGCAACATCTTCAAATGGGCTTTCGACCATGAAAAAAGGGAATGCATAACCTTCATATGGGGCGGATGCGGAGGCAACGATAAGAATAGATTTGATAGTGAGAAGCAGTGTATAGAGAAATGTTTCCTTAGTTTAG aaataaaaaatgagacTGCATTAGCTAGAAACGTGTCTGTGATACCCAGAGAGAAAAGGGGGCCAAAACTGACTTTTTTGGAGAATGATTCTGAGAATACCTTTATGTTTGCTCAATCGAAcacttttattcaaatcgATGGAGACATCATTCAAACCTTCCAGCTGAG ACTCTGTCGGCAAATCTCCTTCCAATTCCGCACCAGGTTGCCTCATGGGCTTCTGGTTTACCACAATGTCAAAGTGCCCCATGGTGTTTCCCTGCAGCCCTACGCTCTTTATATTATAGTGCAGCAGGGTCAGCTCAAGGTAGTACACGTCTATGACAAGCATTCTACAGCATTGACCGTTGGTAGGGGTTTGAACAACGATCAATGGCATACTGTTACT GTTCGAATAGATGTACATGCAGCCAAATTATTGGCAACAGTGGATGATTTAAGGGATGACACAGATCTCAAAGGGCTGGATACGGAAAACAACTATGGGGTGACCGCTAACGTGACCTCAGTAATTCTTATCGGAG GTTTGAGCTCTGAGGAGAGATTGCATGGGGTGAAATACATCATAGAGTCCTTCGTGGGGTGCATCAAAGACGTGGTGCTTAGTACTGGAAAATCTGCTTCGGATCTACTGCAAATTTCCCCATTGATTGCTACCAAGCATGAAAACGTCCAAGAGGGGTGCAAAGACGTATGCTCAACTTCCGAAAATCTTTGCTTTAGAGGTTCGAGGTGCGTTAATCATTACTACACTAGAACCTGCGATTGTTTCGGTACCAAATACGAGGGAGAATTTTGCGACATTTACA CTGCAACTATTCTAACCCTACGAGGTTCTTCTTACGTTTCCTATAGGGTTTATGACTGGAAGGACCGGGTTCATTCTTCAGTCACAAGATTCTCCATGATGTTCAAGACCAGGTTTGACAATTCCGCTCTTCTATATGCAGCTGGAG GGGACCAAGGAATAGACCACTACATCGCAGCTTCAATTTTCAACGCATCAGTGTATGTAGTCATGGATTTTGGAGGCAACCATCCCGTATCCATAGTCATGGGCAAAACTCCTGAATTCAAATTACACGAGTGGAACAACTTGACCATATTCCACGAGCATGAGAAAGTCCATGTAATCTTGAACGATGAGATTAAGACGATAAACATCACTGGAAATCCTCTGCTTTATATTGATCCAGAAATTTACATCG gTGGAGGTCCAGAATTGCAGAAGAAAACGGGCCTTAAATCTACAAACAACTTTGTTGGCTCCCTCAAATACGTCTTTTACAACGACATATCTATTATCTATGAGCTACATAAGAGCAACCCTAAAGTGCACTATATAGGCATCCTTAGGCCCGAATTCTTCGAAAGTGACATCCAAATCATCCCTATAACCTTCCCCTTTTCTGCTAGCCACATATGGTGGCACAACGACCATGTGGACTCTTTGAGCCTCAGTTTTCACTTCAag GCTAGCAGTAATTTGAGTGTGATAGCGTCAAGCGAGGCTCAAACAGGCCTTTACTGGGAAGTCAGGGTGGTCAATGATGAGGTACGCTTTGAGCTTCTGGATAGCGTCAAAAACACCACTCATTTGATCAGCGTCAAGAAAACGCCGGGAATTTGGCACTTCTTAAATGTAACTTATTTCGATGGAGACATCACAGTCAGCATCGAtagaaaaggaaaaactgagaaaatttCTGATCTGAAATTTGCAGTCGGAGATAAGATCAAGATTGCTGCTGGATCTAGGAGTAATGCAGGTTTAGTGGG GTGTATGCGCGATATTGAAGTTAATGGAGTCCAGTTGGAACCACGCAATGTCCTGCAGACGGAAAGAGTAGTAGGAGAAGTAATGCTGGATGACTGTAGATTTGTAAATGCTTGTCAAAGACCGAACACTTGCGAGCATGGAGGCAAATGTTCGGTGAAGGAAAACAGACTGACTTGTGACTGTACTAACACCGGCTACATTGGAACTAACTGCCACTTTGCCTTCTACAGAAAAACTTGCGAAGAACTGGCGTTATTAG gatACACCAAACCGGACGTTTACCTCATCGATATCGATGGAAATGGAAGGTTTCCTCCAGCTCATGTAAGATGCGAGTTCCAAAGTATCGAAGAATCCACCAAGACCATTGTGGAGCATAATTTGCCTAGTCAAATGGATGTTAGATCTCCTTCTGAACAAGACTTCAG TTTTAGTATCAAGTACCGAGAATTCAATGCAGAGATGCTACAAGAACTGGTGTCTCATTCCTTAAATTGCAGCCAGTATATCAAGTATGACTGCTTCAAAGCACCTTTGGAGCTACACTCTACTACTTGGTTCATGTCTTCTGCCAATCAGACCGTGGATTTTATAGGGGATGTCAAAAG agGTACTTGTCGCTGCTCAATTGATCACCAATGCGAGAATCCCAACCAATGGTGCAATTGCGATAACGTCTCTGATGACAAATGGAACACTGATGATGGCTACTTTACCACTG CCGACAGTTTGGGTATTACAGAAATGTACTTCCTACAGCAATCCGATTTGCCACAAGATGCTTTGGGAAGAATCACTTTGGGGCCTTTGGAGTGCGTTGAAACTA acaCCCAAAGGTATGTGGTTACATTCACTACCAGTCAATCTTACATCGAGGTGCCTGGATGGAGGAAAGGTGATCTGGCCTTTTCGTTTAGAACAACAGGCAAGAAGGCCATTTTGCTTTACCAACCACCAATAAGGCCCAATTATCCCAGCTTCATGGTGGCTCTGACCAGCG ACTTCCAACTCACATTCAATTTTACCTTGAACACTGGAGTTTCGAAGGGATTAGTAATTGATTCTGTAAGACGCCTCAATGGGGGTGAATGGCACAAACTCTGGATCGATTACAATAAATATCATGTTAGATTCATGATCAACGAAGACTACCAAATGGTGGACTTAAGACCTGAGGAGGAATTCGGGCCCTTTGAAGGGTCAATGTTCATTGGAGGAGCCCCCTT CGACTTATCAGACCCAAGAACTTCCGTTCATCAAGGGCTAATTGGGTGTTTTCGAGGGCTGGTGGTAAACGACGAAGTTTTAGACATTTACAGTTACATGAGTGTTCATTTGAGTGAAATTATCAAGGACTGTAAACCGTCATGTGTACCTAATCCTTGCAAGAACAAAGCTCAATGCAAGGAGCTGTGGAGCACTTTTGAGTGCATTTGCCCCAACCCATGGGCCTACAAAGGGCAATACTGCGAAACCA ATATAAACATCAATGCAATAACGTTCACTCAAAGTGAGTCgtatattcacaaaaactacTTCACTAATGACACTGAAGAGGAGAAGGCAGTGCTGAGTGATATCTTCAAGAAGAGGATTTTGGTGAATTTGCGGACTTATGACAATTATTCTTTGGTGTTTTATGCGAACGATCATTTGAACAACTTCGTGCATTTGCATATTATTGAAG GAAGAAAAGTGGAATACTTATTTAACCGGGAGAACCAAATCTACAATATAACAGTACCATTCATGGACTTAAACTCCAGCAAACCAGTGCAAATTGCCATAGTCAGGGAGGAAAATAAGACTACTATGTTCGTGAATGACAGAAATAGCTCTGTACCTTTTGGGATCAAGCTCTTGGAGGGTTATTCCAACAAACCTTGGACAAATCCCGACAAAG AGATTTTGGCCCCGCAAAGACCACCAGCTTCTCCAACTGAATACTTCCAATTATATGTTGGAGGTTACGATACTGAGACCCTACTGAAGGTATCTGATGACCTAACAGACCTTCCAG GCTACGTGGGTTGCTTTAGAGGCTTTCAAATAGGGGACACTCTCATCAACCTTCCGACGAAGATTAATCAGACCAGGAAAG GTGTGATTGCAAGCTGCAACATGAAGTGCGATGAAGAGCCCTGCAAGAATGGAGGTACCTGTATAGAGGACTTTAGGAACCAAGAGCACACTTGTGACTGCGAGCATACAAGCTACTATGGAGAGTTTTGTAATGAGGAGAAAG GAGCTGACTTCAACGGTGAGGCCATATTGAGCAGACGGTTCATCCTAAACGACACAGTAGATTACGTAAAAATTCAAGTAGCTTTCTCCAGCCAAGACGCAAGGCAAAAGAACACTGTTTTACTATTACTCCAAACAGAAAATAA CCGAAGTTATTACTTGCTGGTGGGTCTCAGCATGGAAGGATATCTAATAATCCAGGAAGATAGAGAGGGAGCAGTGTTTTCTGCCACAGTGAACAAGAAGAGCTTCATAAATGGAGCTAGACACTCGGTTTACTATAAAAGAgatttcaacgattcagaGCTGTTAGTCGACAAAGAACGCACAATAATGGAACAGATACCTGCGCAGACCTTCAGCAACATTCTAGAATCTGGAGCTAACGAGGTCCATATTGGAGGACAAGAGACTAATGATCCaagatttgcaattttcaagaAGTTTAGCGGCTGCCTATCTA aCATTCTCATTGAAGTCAACGAACATGTAATGAAGCCTTTGGAAGAATACatgttttatacaaaaactgGCACTGAGAATATTAACATTTCCAATCCTCATGGAGTCAGAAGCGCTCAGTGCAGTGCAGATTTTGATATCGTCCATGAAAAGACCCCTGGAATcccaaatttgaatattagcCAA GGTAAAGACAAGACGTGGGTCCAAGACGCCCCTCAAAGGGTACTTTACACTTCTTTCTACGCCACTGACTCAGTAGAAGAAGACAACgttgaacatttaataataataattctagCTTCTTTCTTTGTTTTGGTGTTAATTTGCATCAGCTATGACGTCTATAggactaataaaaattacaagcGAAGGAAGGAATTTGAGACTGACGCTGGTATATTACTGTCCAAGCAACAGGCAGCTCTGATGCTTCAGGACAACAATAAGCCT CCTTCCGATTTAGAACCAACGAAACAACCGAATGGCAAAGTGCACAACGCAGAACAAACCAATGGTACCACTAAAGTAACTGCAGGTTTTGGAAAAGCCTTGCTTATTCCTGAAGAAGTATCTTTGAGTCCTCTTAAGAAGAACGACAGTAGAAGAGAGAGGCAAAAGAGGATTAGTTTCAGAG ATAGCGCAAGCGAATTGACTTGGGACACTCCGGATGTAGCATCAGAAATCTTAAGTCCGATGTTGGAGGAAGATGAAGAGAACGTAATTGAAGAAGAAAGTATTGAAGAATTTGACGACGAAGACGAGGATGATGTACCTGACCTTGTAAGTAGTCGTGGCAATCTGCTAAGCATGGCTCCGATAAGCACTATTAGCGAAGTCACTTTGGCTGACAGATGTTCTTTG ttaTTGAAAAGTGGAATTTCCAATCCTGCGGAACCGCAGAAGCAACGTCCTGTTAGCATTGCAGTACCAGAGCCAT CTAAAATTGAAAGGTTGGTGGAAGAACCCCTTTTTGATCAGCAGGGTCCAAGCATTTACAGACCGTCAAAAATCTCCATCAATGCAAGGCCTTTATTGGTGGGGGAACATAACAGGAAGTTCGATAATCCCCTTAGCTATTTGGGGGGACCCAAGTTGTCCAATAAGAACAGATCTAGTATTGAAAGTGTTGTTTCTATTGATTGA